In a single window of the Orcinus orca chromosome 9, mOrcOrc1.1, whole genome shotgun sequence genome:
- the CALD1 gene encoding caldesmon isoform X9: MDDFERRRELRRQKREEMRLEAERIAYQRNDDDEEEAARERRRRARQERLRQKQEEESLGQVTDQVEVNTQNSVPDEEVKTTTTDTQVEADDEAALLERLARREERRQKRLQEALERQKDSDPTIADASLLLPSRRMQNNTAENEMAEKEEKSESCRERYEIEETETVTRSHQKNDWMDAEEKREEEKEKEEEEEEEEKPKQGSIEENQIKDEKTKRDKESKEVKSFLDGKKGFTEMKSQNGEFMTHKLKHTENTFSRPGGRASEAKEAEGASQVEAGKRLEELRRRRGETESEEFEKLKQKQQEAALELEELKKKREERRKVLEEEGQRRKQEEAERRVREEEEKRRLKEEIERRRAEAAEKRQKMPEDGLSDDKKPFKCFTPKGSSLKIEERAEFLNKSVQKSGVKPTHQAAVVSKIDSRLEQYTSAIEGTKTAKPTKPAASDLPVPAEGVRNIKSMWEKGNVFSSPTASGTPNKETAGLKVGVSSRINEWLTKTPDGNKSPAPKPSDLRPGDVSGKRNLWEKQSVDKVTSPTKV; the protein is encoded by the exons AATCGCCTACCAGCGGAACGACGATGATGAGGAAGAGGCCGCCCGGGAACGGCGCCGCCGTGCCCGGCAGGAAAGGCTGCggcagaagcaagaggaagaaTCCTTGGGACAGGTGACTGACCAAGTGGAGGTCAATACGCAGAACAG TGTGCCCGACGAGGAGGTCAAGACGACCACCACAGACACTCAGGTGGAGGCTGACGATGAGGCTGCACTCCTGGAGCGCCTGGCCCGGCGGGAGGAAAGACGCCAGAAACGCCTCCAGGAAGCACTGGAGCGCCAAAAGGATTCCGACCCAACAATAGCAGATGCAAGTTTGTTGCTACCCAGCAGAAGAATGCAAAACAACACAGCAGAAAATGAAatggcagagaaggaagaaaaaagcgaAAGTTGCCGGGAAAGATACGAGATAgaggaaacagaaacagtcaCCAGGTCCCACCAGAAGAATGATTGGATGGATgctgaagagaaaagggaagaagaaaaagaaaaggaggaagaagaagaggaagaggagaagccaAAGCAAGGGAGCATTGAAGAAAATCAG ATCAAAGATGAGAAGACTAAAAGGgacaaagaaagcaaagaagttaAGAGCTTCTTGGATGGAAAGAAGGGATTTACAGAAATGAAGTCGCAGAATGGAGAATTCATGACTCACAAACTTAAACACACTGAGAATACTTTCAG CCGCCCTGGAGGGAGGGCCAGCGAGGCCAAGGAGGCTGAAGGTGCTTCCCAAGTGGAAGCCGGCAAGCGGCTGGAGGAGCTGCGCCGCCGCCGCGGGGAAACTGAAAGCGAGGAGTTCGAGAAGCTCAAGCAGAAGCAGCAGGAGGCGGCCTTGGAGCTGGAGGAGctgaagaagaagagggaggagcGAAGGAaggtcctggaggaggaggggcagaggagaAAGCAGGAGGAAGCCGAGCGGAGAGTCAGAGAGGAG GAAGAGAAGAGGAGGCTAAAGGAAGAGATTGAAAGGCGAAGGGCAGAAGCTGCTGAGAAACGCCAAAAGATGCCAGAAGATGGCTTATCAGACGACAAGAAGCCCTTCAAGTGTTTCACTCCTAAAGGTTCATCTCTCAAG ATAGAAGAGCGAGCAGAATTTTTGAATAAATCTGTGCAGAAAAG TGGTGTTAAACCAACTCATCAAGCAGCAGTAGTCTCCAAGATTGACAGCAGACTGGAGCAATACACCAGTGCAATTGAG GGAACAAAAACTGCAAAACCTACGAAGCCAGCAGCCTCGGACCTCCCTGTTCCTGCCGAAGGTGTCCGCAACATCAAGAGCATGTGGGAGAAAGGCAATGTGTTCTCATCACCCACTGCATCAGGCACGCCAAATAAG GAAACAGCTGGCTTAAAGGTGGGGGTCTCCAGCCGCATCAATGAATGGCTTACCAAAACCCCAGATGGAAACAAGTCACCTGCTCCCAAACCTTCT
- the CALD1 gene encoding caldesmon isoform X8 has protein sequence MDDFERRRELRRQKREEMRLEAERIAYQRNDDDEEEAARERRRRARQERLRQKQEEESLGQVTDQVEVNTQNSVPDEEVKTTTTDTQVEADDEAALLERLARREERRQKRLQEALERQKDSDPTIADASLLLPSRRMQNNTAENEMAEKEEKSESCRERYEIEETETVTRSHQKNDWMDAEEKREEEKEKEEEEEEEEKPKQGSIEENQIKDEKTKRDKESKEVKSFLDGKKGFTEMKSQNGEFMTHKLKHTENTFSRPGGRASEAKEAEGASQVEAGKRLEELRRRRGETESEEFEKLKQKQQEAALELEELKKKREERRKVLEEEGQRRKQEEAERRVREEEEKRRLKEEIERRRAEAAEKRQKMPEDGLSDDKKPFKCFTPKGSSLKIEERAEFLNKSVQKSSGVKPTHQAAVVSKIDSRLEQYTSAIEGTKTAKPTKPAASDLPVPAEGVRNIKSMWEKGNVFSSPTASGTPNKETAGLKVGVSSRINEWLTKTPDGNKSPAPKPSDLRPGDVSGKRNLWEKQSVDKVTSPTKQV, from the exons AATCGCCTACCAGCGGAACGACGATGATGAGGAAGAGGCCGCCCGGGAACGGCGCCGCCGTGCCCGGCAGGAAAGGCTGCggcagaagcaagaggaagaaTCCTTGGGACAGGTGACTGACCAAGTGGAGGTCAATACGCAGAACAG TGTGCCCGACGAGGAGGTCAAGACGACCACCACAGACACTCAGGTGGAGGCTGACGATGAGGCTGCACTCCTGGAGCGCCTGGCCCGGCGGGAGGAAAGACGCCAGAAACGCCTCCAGGAAGCACTGGAGCGCCAAAAGGATTCCGACCCAACAATAGCAGATGCAAGTTTGTTGCTACCCAGCAGAAGAATGCAAAACAACACAGCAGAAAATGAAatggcagagaaggaagaaaaaagcgaAAGTTGCCGGGAAAGATACGAGATAgaggaaacagaaacagtcaCCAGGTCCCACCAGAAGAATGATTGGATGGATgctgaagagaaaagggaagaagaaaaagaaaaggaggaagaagaagaggaagaggagaagccaAAGCAAGGGAGCATTGAAGAAAATCAG ATCAAAGATGAGAAGACTAAAAGGgacaaagaaagcaaagaagttaAGAGCTTCTTGGATGGAAAGAAGGGATTTACAGAAATGAAGTCGCAGAATGGAGAATTCATGACTCACAAACTTAAACACACTGAGAATACTTTCAG CCGCCCTGGAGGGAGGGCCAGCGAGGCCAAGGAGGCTGAAGGTGCTTCCCAAGTGGAAGCCGGCAAGCGGCTGGAGGAGCTGCGCCGCCGCCGCGGGGAAACTGAAAGCGAGGAGTTCGAGAAGCTCAAGCAGAAGCAGCAGGAGGCGGCCTTGGAGCTGGAGGAGctgaagaagaagagggaggagcGAAGGAaggtcctggaggaggaggggcagaggagaAAGCAGGAGGAAGCCGAGCGGAGAGTCAGAGAGGAG GAAGAGAAGAGGAGGCTAAAGGAAGAGATTGAAAGGCGAAGGGCAGAAGCTGCTGAGAAACGCCAAAAGATGCCAGAAGATGGCTTATCAGACGACAAGAAGCCCTTCAAGTGTTTCACTCCTAAAGGTTCATCTCTCAAG ATAGAAGAGCGAGCAGAATTTTTGAATAAATCTGTGCAGAAAAG CAGTGGTGTTAAACCAACTCATCAAGCAGCAGTAGTCTCCAAGATTGACAGCAGACTGGAGCAATACACCAGTGCAATTGAG GGAACAAAAACTGCAAAACCTACGAAGCCAGCAGCCTCGGACCTCCCTGTTCCTGCCGAAGGTGTCCGCAACATCAAGAGCATGTGGGAGAAAGGCAATGTGTTCTCATCACCCACTGCATCAGGCACGCCAAATAAG GAAACAGCTGGCTTAAAGGTGGGGGTCTCCAGCCGCATCAATGAATGGCTTACCAAAACCCCAGATGGAAACAAGTCACCTGCTCCCAAACCTTCT
- the CALD1 gene encoding caldesmon isoform X4, producing MDDFERRRELRRQKREEMRLEAERIAYQRNDDDEEEAARERRRRARQERLRQKQEEESLGQVTDQVEVNTQNSVPDEEVKTTTTDTQVEADDEAALLERLARREERRQKRLQEALERQKDSDPTIADASLLLPSRRMQNNTAENEMAEKEEKSESCRERYEIEETETVTRSHQKNDWMDAEEKREEEKEKEEEEEEEEKPKQGSIEENQVEVVAEEKAAETQEETVMSLKNGQIGTDEPKTEEEREKGSHEIPHNEKMEQEARERAEAERARLEAEERERIKVEQEQKIAEEKARKEAEEKAAAQERERQEAKERERIKEEERRAAEERQRAKERERIKEEERRAAEERQRAKAEEEERAKIEEQKRKKQLEEKKREMQEKKIKGEKVEEKTEGKWVNEKKVQEDKLQTAVQKKQEEERGAKMQAKRGKSQEDKPTFKKEEIKDEKTKRDKESKEVKSFLDGKKGFTEMKSQNGEFMTHKLKHTENTFSRPGGRASEAKEAEGASQVEAGKRLEELRRRRGETESEEFEKLKQKQQEAALELEELKKKREERRKVLEEEGQRRKQEEAERRVREEEEKRRLKEEIERRRAEAAEKRQKMPEDGLSDDKKPFKCFTPKGSSLKIEERAEFLNKSVQKSSGVKPTHQAAVVSKIDSRLEQYTSAIEGTKTAKPTKPAASDLPVPAEGVRNIKSMWEKGNVFSSPTASGTPNKETAGLKVGVSSRINEWLTKTPDGNKSPAPKPSDLRPGDVSGKRNLWEKQSVDKVTSPTKQV from the exons AATCGCCTACCAGCGGAACGACGATGATGAGGAAGAGGCCGCCCGGGAACGGCGCCGCCGTGCCCGGCAGGAAAGGCTGCggcagaagcaagaggaagaaTCCTTGGGACAGGTGACTGACCAAGTGGAGGTCAATACGCAGAACAG TGTGCCCGACGAGGAGGTCAAGACGACCACCACAGACACTCAGGTGGAGGCTGACGATGAGGCTGCACTCCTGGAGCGCCTGGCCCGGCGGGAGGAAAGACGCCAGAAACGCCTCCAGGAAGCACTGGAGCGCCAAAAGGATTCCGACCCAACAATAGCAGATGCAAGTTTGTTGCTACCCAGCAGAAGAATGCAAAACAACACAGCAGAAAATGAAatggcagagaaggaagaaaaaagcgaAAGTTGCCGGGAAAGATACGAGATAgaggaaacagaaacagtcaCCAGGTCCCACCAGAAGAATGATTGGATGGATgctgaagagaaaagggaagaagaaaaagaaaaggaggaagaagaagaggaagaggagaagccaAAGCAAGGGAGCATTGAAGAAAATCAGGTAGAGGTGGTGGCAGAAGAGAAAGCAGCAGAAACCCAGGAGGAAACAGTAATGtcattgaaaaatgggcagatcgGTACAGATGAGCCtaagacagaagaggagagggaaaaaggCTCACATGAGATTCCCCATAATGAAAAGATGGAACAGGAAGCAAGGGAAAGAGCTGAGGCAGAAAGGGCCAGGTtggaagcagaagaaagagagagaattaaagTCGAGCAAGAACAAAAAATAGCAGAGGAGAAAGCgagaaaggaagcagaagaaaaagcagctgcacaagagagagaaagacaggaggcaaaggagagggaaaggattaaggaggaggagagaagggcagcagaggagaggcagagggcaaaggagagggaaaggattaaggaggaggagagaagggcagcagaggagaggcagagggcaaaggcagaggaagaagagagagctaAGATAGAAGAGCAAAAACGTAAGAAGcaactagaagagaaaaaaagggaaatgcaagagaaaaagataaaaggggaaaaggtagaggagaaaacagaagggAAGTGGGTCAATGAAAAGAAAGTACAAGAAGATAAACTTCAGACAGCTGTCCAAAAGAAACAG gaagaagaaaggggggcTAAAATGCAAGCTAAAAGAGGAAAGTCCCAAGAAGACAAGCCTACCTTCAAAAAAGAAGAG ATCAAAGATGAGAAGACTAAAAGGgacaaagaaagcaaagaagttaAGAGCTTCTTGGATGGAAAGAAGGGATTTACAGAAATGAAGTCGCAGAATGGAGAATTCATGACTCACAAACTTAAACACACTGAGAATACTTTCAG CCGCCCTGGAGGGAGGGCCAGCGAGGCCAAGGAGGCTGAAGGTGCTTCCCAAGTGGAAGCCGGCAAGCGGCTGGAGGAGCTGCGCCGCCGCCGCGGGGAAACTGAAAGCGAGGAGTTCGAGAAGCTCAAGCAGAAGCAGCAGGAGGCGGCCTTGGAGCTGGAGGAGctgaagaagaagagggaggagcGAAGGAaggtcctggaggaggaggggcagaggagaAAGCAGGAGGAAGCCGAGCGGAGAGTCAGAGAGGAG GAAGAGAAGAGGAGGCTAAAGGAAGAGATTGAAAGGCGAAGGGCAGAAGCTGCTGAGAAACGCCAAAAGATGCCAGAAGATGGCTTATCAGACGACAAGAAGCCCTTCAAGTGTTTCACTCCTAAAGGTTCATCTCTCAAG ATAGAAGAGCGAGCAGAATTTTTGAATAAATCTGTGCAGAAAAG CAGTGGTGTTAAACCAACTCATCAAGCAGCAGTAGTCTCCAAGATTGACAGCAGACTGGAGCAATACACCAGTGCAATTGAG GGAACAAAAACTGCAAAACCTACGAAGCCAGCAGCCTCGGACCTCCCTGTTCCTGCCGAAGGTGTCCGCAACATCAAGAGCATGTGGGAGAAAGGCAATGTGTTCTCATCACCCACTGCATCAGGCACGCCAAATAAG GAAACAGCTGGCTTAAAGGTGGGGGTCTCCAGCCGCATCAATGAATGGCTTACCAAAACCCCAGATGGAAACAAGTCACCTGCTCCCAAACCTTCT